In the genome of Coraliomargarita algicola, one region contains:
- a CDS encoding SGNH/GDSL hydrolase family protein, with translation MTPETPPSIEPRNAAEAQLQNEFASKVSAETYQKWLAYVASSQPEKKAWLQTLEANLGGFYFPHYLNETLFKDDYDPNTDCWAYVKDDPKLARLLIIGDSISRAYTATVRQLLREVANVHRAPANCGPSSNFMHDGETWLLQNGSNQWDYIIVNFGIHDGKNPDGYEQRLRLIFERLKATKVRQIFWVRTTPWGLDASVFDNIEGDSSRITNPTSDRIALEFGLNIIDAHALMHPLLHSDLNRSDFSHWTEAAYQLLGNFIANEAKKKLPK, from the coding sequence ATGACTCCAGAAACACCTCCAAGTATAGAACCTCGTAATGCAGCCGAGGCACAACTACAGAACGAGTTTGCATCAAAGGTTTCAGCCGAAACTTATCAAAAATGGCTTGCATATGTGGCATCCAGCCAACCTGAAAAGAAAGCATGGCTTCAGACTCTCGAGGCAAATCTAGGAGGTTTTTACTTCCCTCACTATTTAAACGAAACCCTATTCAAAGACGATTACGATCCTAACACAGATTGCTGGGCTTACGTCAAAGACGATCCAAAGCTAGCGCGACTGCTGATTATCGGAGATTCTATCTCGCGTGCATACACAGCTACTGTTCGTCAGCTGTTAAGGGAAGTCGCTAACGTGCACCGCGCCCCAGCCAACTGTGGTCCCAGCTCCAACTTTATGCATGACGGTGAAACCTGGCTACTGCAAAACGGCAGCAATCAATGGGACTACATCATCGTCAATTTTGGCATCCACGACGGCAAAAATCCCGATGGATACGAGCAGCGCCTTAGGCTAATTTTCGAACGCCTGAAAGCAACGAAAGTAAGGCAAATTTTTTGGGTTCGAACCACTCCTTGGGGCTTGGATGCGTCAGTATTTGATAATATCGAAGGCGACTCCAGTCGAATTACTAACCCAACTTCCGATCGCATAGCCTTAGAATTTGGTCTAAATATCATTGATGCACACGCATTGATGCACCCCCTCCTGCACTCAGACTTAAATCGCTCTGACTTTTCCCATTGGACCGAAGCTGCCTACCAGTTATTAGGTAATTTTATAGCTAATGAAGCTAAAAAGAAGCTACCTAAATGA
- a CDS encoding roadblock/LC7 domain-containing protein encodes MFENIELSELEERGFIGAIACSSNGTVIDATSDDLEVFGSVLSYIAQVADMIGEPFGMDSIEEVHLESANTKAICIPQEEECLGVLCHSRGNVEEIIGELLN; translated from the coding sequence ATGTTTGAAAATATAGAACTGTCAGAATTGGAAGAGCGCGGATTTATCGGTGCGATTGCATGTAGTTCGAATGGCACGGTGATCGATGCCACCAGCGATGATCTCGAAGTTTTTGGCAGCGTGCTGAGTTATATCGCGCAGGTTGCCGACATGATCGGGGAACCTTTCGGAATGGACTCCATTGAGGAGGTTCACCTGGAAAGCGCAAACACGAAGGCCATTTGTATTCCGCAGGAAGAAGAGTGCTTGGGCGTGCTGTGCCACAGCAGAGGCAACGTCGAAGAGATCATAGGCGAATTATTAAACTAG